One region of Manis pentadactyla isolate mManPen7 chromosome 9, mManPen7.hap1, whole genome shotgun sequence genomic DNA includes:
- the LOC118933107 gene encoding olfactory receptor 56A4-like: MVLSLNNTGIQVTEFLMLCFPGMQDTQHWLSIVLAPLLVLALGANFVLLLAIWQEASLHEPMYYLLAILSMLDVILCLTVIPKVLLIFWFNMKSISFEGCFLQMFIMNTLLPMESSTFLVMAYDRYVAICHPLRYPSIITEQFVIFAAIFIVFRNLLATLPTPVLAARLHYCAGNVVENCICANISVAKLSCGNIYLNKLYQFVSVWCLLGSDLVLILLSYCFILRAVMRLQSGGAASKALSTCGSHLILILFFYTLLLVFIFTNKAGKKVPSEVPILLNVLHHLIPPALNPIVYGVRTQEIKLGIIKLLKYQC; this comes from the exons ATGGTATTATCTCtcaacaacacagggatccaggTGACTGAATTCCTGATGCTCTGCTTCCCAGGAATGCAGGACACACAACACTGGCTGTCTATAGTCCTGGCTCCTCTCCTGGTTTTGGCTCTGGGGGCCAACTTTGTGTTATTACTCGCCATCTGGCAGGAGGCGTCTCTGCATGAGCCCATGTACTACCTGCTTGCCATCCTCTCCATGCTGGATGTCATCCTCTGCCTCACAGTCATCCCCAAG GTCCTGCTCATCTTTTGGTTCAACATGAAGTCCATCAGCTTTGAGGGCTGCTTCCTACAGATGTTCATCATGAATACATTACTTCCCATGGAGTCCTCCACCTTTCTGGTCATGGCCTATgatcgctatgtggccatctgtcatCCTCTGCGCTACCCATCTATCATCACTGAACAGTTTGTCATTTTTGCAGCCATTTTCATTGTCTTCCGCAATTTGTTGGCCACACTACCCACACCAGTTCTTGCTGCCAGGCTCCACTACTGTGCCGGCAATGTGGTGGAGAACTGTATCTGTGCCAACATTTCTGTAGCAAAGCTCTCCTGTGGGAATATTTACCTAAATAAGCTCTACCAGTTTGTGAGTGTTTGGTGCCTACTGGGTTCTGACCTGGTGCTAATCTTGCTTTCCTATTGTTTCATCCTGCGAGCTGTTATGCGTCTGCAGTCAGGGGGTGCAGCCAGCAAGGCCTTGAGTACTTGCGGTTCCCATCTCATTCTTATCCTTTTCTTCTATACATTGCTGTTGGTCTTCATCTTCACAAACAAGGCAGGAAAGAAAGTGCCCTCAGAGGTACCCATTCTTCTCAATGTCCTCCACCACCTCATCCCGCCAGCCCTGAACCCCATTGTCTATGGAGTACGAACCCAGGAAATAAAGCTTGGGATTATTAAGCTACTCAAGTACCAATGCTGA